A window of Panicum virgatum strain AP13 chromosome 8K, P.virgatum_v5, whole genome shotgun sequence contains these coding sequences:
- the LOC120644523 gene encoding receptor-like protein EIX2 yields the protein MKMVLGLSLSMSTPNFLLLLVFVVSATAASSSFTGVHAGVACAPKEREALLAFKQGITGDPGDLLATWKSDEPDCCRWGGVQCSNLTGHVLQLHLGEGGLTGEISRSLLSLQHLELLDLNGLQGPAGEIPEFLGSFKNLRYLDLSGIPFSGAVPPQLGNLSKLHHLDLSTSWVLQQQLHCTDLSWLRHMPLLQHLGMDWVNLGRADDWPYLVNMLPSLKVLSLSGCSLTSANQSLPRLNLTNLEELDLSCNAFDHPVASCWFWNVTSLKHLYLDATSLHGQLPRTLGDMVSLQVLEMCCNRNRLSTETTTLEKLCNLTVVHLDASLSYGNVAELFERLPQCSSNRLQELHLRSINLGGSLPNSMGHLASLVILQLHGNNITGSVPAFIGNFTNLKTLDLSANHLTGHVPSEIGMLGNLTKLDLGHNDLDGLITEEHMDGLQSLKYMYLSDNQLKLVVGSEWVPTFRLQEAVFASCQMGPSFPLWLKSQVDLLSLDISSTGIRARLPDWFCNAFSRVVNLDISNNQISGGVPINMDIMSLEYLYSSSNNLTGPIPQLPRNLSLLDISRNALSGPWPLPSDSGAPKLRGIILYSNYIRGQIPTSICELGLYALDLANNLFEGGLPKCLNMTDMAYLLLSNNSFSGKFPTVLRTCTSLSFLDLSHNRFSGTLPMWIGSFRSLQFLRLNHNMFYGNIPRNITALTNLYHLNLAANWISGVIPPQLSSLTFMTRRYILDPDEIIHGFQVIIGELSIETKRQQLNYRGYGALEIMNIDFSSNYLTGKIPEEITSLAGLVDMNLSRNQLNGEVPDKIGAMQSLESLDLSNNNLLGEIPSSISNLTYLSILDLSNNNMTGRIPSGRQLDTLYMNNPSMYDGNIGLCGPPIQRNCPSNNTSAHGDEKRDENRSKPMSLYFGLGIGYVVGLWVVFCALLFHKALRIAYFLLLDKFYDGIYVFVVVTWKRYVRKADIS from the coding sequence ATGAAGATGGTGCTTGGGCTGAGCTTAAGCATGTCCACCCCCAAtttccttctcctcctcgtcTTCGTCGTCTCCGCTACCGCTGCTTCCTCTTCCTTCACCGGAGTCCATGCCGGCGTCGCCTGCGCGCCCAAGGAGAGGGAAGCCCTCCTGGCGTTCAAGCAGGGCATCACCGGCGACCCGGGGGACCTCTTGGCAACATGGAAGTCGGATGAACCTGACTGCTGCCGGTGGGGAGGAGTCCAGTGCAGCAACCTGACGGGCCATGTCCTCCAGCTCCACCTCGGTGAAGGAGGCCTGACCGGCGAGATAAGTCGTTCCCTGCTCTCCTTGCAGCACCTGGAACTTCTAGACCTCAACGGCCTCCAGGGACCAGCCGGCGAGATCCCGGAGTTCCTAGGCTCCTTCAAGAACCTAAGGTATCTCGACCTCTCGGGCATACCGTTCTCCGGTGCGGTGCCGCCGCAGCTTGGGAATCTCTCAAAGCTACACCACCTTGATCTCTCGACGAGCTGGGTCTTGCAGCAGCAGTTGCACTGCACTGATCTCTCGTGGTTGAGACACATGCCTTTGTTGCAGCATCTCGGCATGGACTGGGTGAATCTCGGCCGGGCAGATGACTGGCCGTACCTGGTGAACATGCTTCCCTCTTTGAAGGTCCTAAGTCTTTCCGGTTGCTCCCTAACCAGCGCAAACCAATCGCTCCCGCGCCtcaaccttacaaaccttgagGAGCTTGATCTTTCCTGCAATGCCTTTGACCACCCAGTTGCATCCTGCTGGTTTTGGAACGTGACGAGTCTGAAGCACCTCTACCTGGATGCAACTTCCCTTCACGGACAGCTTCCAAGAACGCTGGGAGACATGGTATCCCTTCAAGTGCTAGAAATGTGCTGCAATCGTAATCGGTTGAGCACCGAGACGACGACCTTGGAGAAACTTTGCAACTTGACGGTTGTACACCTTGATGCATCTCTCTCGTATGGAAATGTAGCAGAACTGTTTGAGAGGTTGCCGCAGTGTTCATCGAACAGGTTGCAGGAGTTGCATCTGCGGTCAATCAACCTGGGAGGGTCCCTACCAAACTCCATGGGGCATTTGGCCAGTTTAGTCATTCTTCAACTCCATGGGAACAACATCACAGGGTCTGTCCCAGCGTTCATAGGGAATTTCACGAATCTGAAGACCCTGGACCTCTCTGCTAATCACCTTACTGGACATGTGCCATCTGAAATAGGTATGCTGGGCAATTTAACTAAACTGGATCTAGGACACAATGACTTGGATGGCCTAATCACGGAAGAACACATGGATGGTTTACAAAGCTTGAAATACATGTATTTATCCGATAATCAATTGAAACTTGTGGTGGGTTCAGAATGGGTACCTACCTTCAGGCTACAGGAAGCAGTTTTTGCATCTTGCCAGATGGGTCCTTCATTCCCCTTATGGCTTAAATCGCAAGTGGATCTTCTTTCGCTCGATATCTCAAGCACAGGTATAAGAGCTAGGCTGCCAGATTGGTTTTGCAATGCATTTTCAAGGGTTGTAAACTTGGACATCTCCAATAATCAAATCAGCGGTGGCGTGCCAATAAATATGGATATCATGTCGCTGGAATATCTATATTCTAGTTCAAACAATTTGACCGGTCCAATACCTCAATTACCAAGAAACCTTAGCTTGTTGGATATCTCAAGAAACGCTTTATCAGGACCGTGGCCCTTGCCATCAGATTCTGGAGCACCAAAGCTAAGAGGGATTATATTGTATTCTAATTACATTAGAGGTCAGATCCCAACATCTATATGTGAATTGGGCTTGTATGCATTGGATTTGGCCAATAATCTTTTTGAAGGAGGACTCCCAAAATGTTTAAATATGACAGATATGGCATACCTATTATTGAGTAACAATAGCTTCTCTGGAAAATTCCCAACAGTTCTACGAACCTGCACAAGTCTATCTTTTCTTGATCTATCACATAATAGATTCTCTGGAACATTGCCCATGTGGATCGGGAGTTTTAGGTCATTACAGTTTTTGCGACTGAATCACAATATGTTCTATGGGAATATTCCGAGAAATATTACTGCTCTCACAAATCTTTATCATTTGAATCTTGCAGCCAATTGGATATCAGGTGTCATACCTCCGCAACTCTCAAGTTTAACGTTCATGACAAGAAGATATATACTGGATCCTGATGAAATCATCCATGGGTTCCAAGTAATAATTGGTGAGTTATCAATAGAAACCAAGAGGCAGCAACTAAATTACCGAGGTTATGGTGCTTTGGAGATAATGAACATTGACTTCTCATCCAACTATTTAACCGGTAAAATTCCAGAGGAAATAACATCTCTGGCTGGACTGGTAGATATGAATTTATCTCGGAACCAATTGAATGGAGAAGTTCCAGACAAGATTGGGGCCATGCAGTCATTGGAGTCACTCGATCTTTCCAATAACAATCTTTTAGGAGAAATCCCATCAAGCATATCAAATTTGACATACTTAAGCATTTTGGACTTGTCTAACAATAATATGACAGGAAGAATACCATCAGGACGTCAACTTGACACACTCTACATGAATAATCCCTCAATGTATGACGGAAATATTGGTCTATGTGGGCCTCCTATTCAAAGGAACTGCCCGAGCAATAACACATCTGCACATGGAGATGAGAAGAGAGATGAAAACCGTTCTAAGCCAATGTCCTTGTACTTTGGACTTGGCATCGGATATGTCGTTGGTCTCTGGGTGGTTTTTTGTGCCCTATTGTTCCACAAAGCCTTGAGGATTGCTTATTTTCTCCTACTTGATAAGTTCTATGATGGAATTTATGTCTTTGTGGTTGTAACTTGGaaaaggtatgtaagaaaggcAGACATAAGCTAA